The following coding sequences lie in one Populus trichocarpa isolate Nisqually-1 chromosome 14, P.trichocarpa_v4.1, whole genome shotgun sequence genomic window:
- the LOC7486799 gene encoding probable protein S-acyltransferase 12 isoform X2 produces MEINVFKLCSGLKVLGYLMILLVAAIIAVSYHAVVIVTCGPQLLRGGAHSVLAFAIIMIFHFLLIMLLWSYFTVLSKDPGSVPENWRAVLPEEALETGSSLNDRSDCVVATDGLDRRAFCNHCENGKPPRCHHCSVCQRCVLKMDHHCVWVVNCVGARNYKFFLLFLLYTFMVTTMDTLVLLPGFINFFGKAKNHSSSPGDLAVIFLAFVLNLAFALSLLCFLVMHASLVSSNTTSIEVYEKKGAARWKYDLGRKKNFEQVFGTKKALWFFPLFSKEDVDKIPALHGLDFPIRADLES; encoded by the exons ATGGAAATAAACGTATTCAAATTATGTTCTGGCCTCAAAGTCCTCGGCTACTTAATGATCCTTCTAGTTGCCGCCATCATCGCCGTCTCATACCACGCCGTTGTAATTGTTACCTGTGGCCCACAGTTACTTCGCGGTGGAGCCCATTCTGTTTTGGCTTTTGCTATTATCATGATCTTTCATTTTCTG CTTATAATGCTATTGTGGAGCTATTTTACGGTGCTTTCCAAGGACCCTGGTTCTGTGCCTGAAAATTGGAGAGCTGTACTTCCAGAGGAGGCTTTGGAGACTGGTTCTTCATTGAATGATAGGTCAGATTGTGTAGTTGCTACTGATGGATTGGATCGCAGAGCGTTTTGCAATCACTGCGAGAATGGAAAGCCGCCGCGTTGTCATCATTGCTCTGTTT GCCAAAGATGTGTTCTCAAGATGGATCACCATTGTGTTTGGGTGGTGAATTGTGTTGGAGCACGTAActacaagttttttcttcttttcttg CTATACACATTCATGGTGACGACAATGGATACTCTAGTATTGTTGCCTGGTTTCATCAACTTCTTCGGCAAAGCCAAGAATCATTCCAGCTCTCCCGGTGATCTAGCAGTCATCTTTTTGGCTTTTG TTCTTAATTTGGCTTTTGCTCTCAGTCTTCTTTGTTTCCTGGTTATGCACGCATCTCTTGTATCAAGCAACACCACCTCAATAGag GTTTATGAGAAGAAAGGAGCAGCCAGGTGGAAGTACGACTTAGGCAGGAAGAAGAATTTTGAACAG gttTTTGGCACAAAGAAGGCACTGTGGTTCTTTCCATTATTCTCCAAGGAGGATGTGGATAAAATACCTGCACTTCATGGCCTAGATTTTCCAATACGCGCAGATCTTGAATCCTGA
- the LOC7486800 gene encoding CBL-interacting serine/threonine-protein kinase 9 has protein sequence MSAKGQGTRTRVGKYELGKTIGEGSFAKVKVAKNVETGDVVAIKILDREQVLRHKMVEQLKREISTMKLIKHPNVIKIFEVMASKTKIYIVIEFVDGGELFDKIAKHGRLREDEARRYFQQLINAVDYCHSRGVFHRDLKPENLLLDSHGVLKVSDFGLSALSQQLQGDGLLHTACGTPNYVAPEVLKDKGYDGTASDVWSCGVILYVLMAGYLPFDETSLMALYLKICSADFTFPSWFSSGAKKLIKRILDPEPLTRITVAEIIEDEWFKKGYRPPQFEQEEHVNVDDVDAVFNDLKEHLVTEKKKKPASMNAFELISKTQGFSLENLFGKQAGFVKRETRIASHSPANEIMSRIEEAAKPLGFNVDKRNYKMKLKGDKGGRKGQLSVATEVFEVAPSLHMVELRKIGGDTLEFHNFYKSFSSGLKDVVWKSDQTIEGLRS, from the exons atgAGTGCTAAGGGACAGGGGACGAGAACACGAGTAGGTAAGTACGAGTTAGGGAAGACCATAGGTGAAGGAAGCTTTGCCAAGGTCAAGGTCGCTAAAAATGTTGAAACCGGTGATGTTGTTGCCATTAAAATTCTCGATCGTGAGCAAGTCCTCCGTCACAAGATGGTCGAACAG ttaaaaagagaaatatcaaCAATGAAGCTGATTAAACATCCCAATGTCATCAAGATTTTTGAG GTCATGGCAAGCAAAACTAAGATTTACATTGTTATCGAGTTTGTTGACGGAGGAGAGCTCTTTGACAAGatt GCTAAGCATGGGAGACTTAGAGAGGATGAAGCCAGGAGGTATTTCCAGCAGCTTATTAATGCCGTGGATTACTGCCACAGTAGAGGCGTTTTCCATAGAGATCTGAAG CCTGAGAACCTTCTTCTTGATTCACACGGTGTTCTTAAAGTCTCGGATTTTGGATTGAGTGCACTGTCACAACAATTGCAG GGTGATGGGCTGCTTCACACTGCATGTGGAACACCAAATTATGTCGCACCTGAG gTTCTCAAAGACAAAGGTTATGATGGCACAGCATCTGATGTATGGTCTTGTGGGGTCATTCTCTATGTACTTATGGCTGGATACTTGCCTTTTGATGAGACAAGTCTTATGGCCTTATACTTAAAA ATCTGCAGTGCTGATTTCACATTTCCATCTTGGTTTTCATCTGGTGCAAAGAAACTGATAAAGCGTATTCTTGACCCGGAGCCTCTTACA AGGATAACAGTTGCTGAGATTATAGAAGATGAATGGTTCAAGAAAGGATACAGGCCACCACAATTCGAGCAGGAAGAGCATGTAAATGTAGATGATGTTGATgctgtttttaatgatttgaag GAACATCTTGttacagaaaagaagaagaaacctgcGTCGATGAATGCATTCGAGCTTATTTCTAAGACACAGGGATTTAGCCTTGAGAATTTGTTCGGGAAGCAGGCA GGTTTTGTGAAACGAGAAACCCGTATTGCTTCTCATAGCCCCGCAAATGAAATTATGTCTAGAATTGAGGAAGCTGCAAAGCCTCTGGGGTTTAATGTCGACAAACGAAACTACAAG ATGAAGCTGAAAGGAGACAAAGGTGGGAGGAAGGGCCAACTCTCTGTAGCAACTGAG GTGTTTGAGGTAGCTCCCTCTTTGCACATGGTGGAGCTCCGGAAAATTGGTGGTGATACGCTGGAGTTTCACAAT TTCTACAAGAGTTTCTCGTCAGGTTTAAAGGATGTAGTCTGGAAATCTGATCAAACTATAGAAGGATTAAG GTCATAG
- the LOC7486798 gene encoding GRF1-interacting factor 3: MQQPPQMIPVISPFPPTNITTEQIQKYLDENKKLILAILDNQNLGKLAECAQYQAQLQKNLMYLAAIADAQPQAPAMPPQMAPHPAMQQGAYYMQHPQAAAMAQQPGVFPQKMLLQFNAGHQMQDPQQLHQQAMQGQIGIRPIGANNGMHPMHAEIALGSSGPSASAGTNDVRGGSKQDASEAGTTGADGLGGSAAGHNGADGSEDAK, from the exons ATGCAGCAGCCACCGCAAATGATTCCTGTCATTTCTCCATTTCCACCAACAAACATCACCACTGAGCAGATCCAAAAG TACCTTGACGAAAACAAAAAGTTGATTTTGGCTATATTGGACAACCAAAACCTTGGAAAACTTGCTGAATGTGCCCA GTATCAAGCCCAGCTGCAGAAGAATTTGATGTATTTGGCTGCAATTGCTGATGCCCAACCACAGGCACCAGCAATGCCTCCCCAG ATGGCCCCGCATCCTGCAATGCAACAAGGGGCATATTACATGCAACATCCTCAGGCAGCAGCAATGGCTCAGCAGCCAGGTGTTTTCCCCCAAAAGATGCTATTACAATTCAATGCTGGACATCAAATGCAGGATCCTCAGCAGTTACACCAACAAGCCATGCAAGGGCAAATAGGAATTAGACCTATAGGGGCTAACAATGGCATGCATCCCATGCACGCTGAGATTGCTCTTGGAAGCAGTGGCCCTTCAGCAAGTGCTGGCACAAATGATGTACGTGGGGGAAGCAAACAGGATGCCTCTGAGGCTGGCACAACCGGTGCTGATGGCCTAGGGGGCTCTGCTGCTGGGCATAATGGTGCTGACGGTTCCGAGGATGCAAAATGA
- the LOC7486799 gene encoding probable protein S-acyltransferase 12 isoform X1 — translation MEINVFKLCSGLKVLGYLMILLVAAIIAVSYHAVVIVTCGPQLLRGGAHSVLAFAIIMIFHFLLIMLLWSYFTVLSKDPGSVPENWRAVLPEEALETGSSLNDRSDCVVATDGLDRRAFCNHCENGKPPRCHHCSVCQRCVLKMDHHCVWVVNCVGARNYKFFLLFLLSTSFFSLKLYTFMVTTMDTLVLLPGFINFFGKAKNHSSSPGDLAVIFLAFVLNLAFALSLLCFLVMHASLVSSNTTSIEVYEKKGAARWKYDLGRKKNFEQVFGTKKALWFFPLFSKEDVDKIPALHGLDFPIRADLES, via the exons ATGGAAATAAACGTATTCAAATTATGTTCTGGCCTCAAAGTCCTCGGCTACTTAATGATCCTTCTAGTTGCCGCCATCATCGCCGTCTCATACCACGCCGTTGTAATTGTTACCTGTGGCCCACAGTTACTTCGCGGTGGAGCCCATTCTGTTTTGGCTTTTGCTATTATCATGATCTTTCATTTTCTG CTTATAATGCTATTGTGGAGCTATTTTACGGTGCTTTCCAAGGACCCTGGTTCTGTGCCTGAAAATTGGAGAGCTGTACTTCCAGAGGAGGCTTTGGAGACTGGTTCTTCATTGAATGATAGGTCAGATTGTGTAGTTGCTACTGATGGATTGGATCGCAGAGCGTTTTGCAATCACTGCGAGAATGGAAAGCCGCCGCGTTGTCATCATTGCTCTGTTT GCCAAAGATGTGTTCTCAAGATGGATCACCATTGTGTTTGGGTGGTGAATTGTGTTGGAGCACGTAActacaagttttttcttcttttcttg CTATCAACCTCTTTCTTTTCCCTGAAGCTATACACATTCATGGTGACGACAATGGATACTCTAGTATTGTTGCCTGGTTTCATCAACTTCTTCGGCAAAGCCAAGAATCATTCCAGCTCTCCCGGTGATCTAGCAGTCATCTTTTTGGCTTTTG TTCTTAATTTGGCTTTTGCTCTCAGTCTTCTTTGTTTCCTGGTTATGCACGCATCTCTTGTATCAAGCAACACCACCTCAATAGag GTTTATGAGAAGAAAGGAGCAGCCAGGTGGAAGTACGACTTAGGCAGGAAGAAGAATTTTGAACAG gttTTTGGCACAAAGAAGGCACTGTGGTTCTTTCCATTATTCTCCAAGGAGGATGTGGATAAAATACCTGCACTTCATGGCCTAGATTTTCCAATACGCGCAGATCTTGAATCCTGA
- the LOC7492804 gene encoding transcription factor MYC2 isoform X2, with protein sequence MEGLIISPSSSSSLVSLSHETPPTLQQRLQFIVQSQPDRWSYAIFWQASKDDSGQIFLAWGDGHFQGSKDTSPKLSTTNNSRMSTSNSERKRVMKGIHSLLDECHDLDMSLMDDTDSTDTEWFYVMSLTRSFSPGDGILGKAYTTGSLIWLTGGHELQFYNCERVKEAQMHGIETLICIPTSCGVLELGSSCVIRENWGIVQQAKSLFVSDLNSCLVPKGPNNPCQEPIQFLDRNISLADGGIIAGLQEDDHTIEHGEKRTQERAETKKDNVNKLGQSYVDSEHSDSDFHFVAVNIERRIPKKRGRKPGLGRGAPLNHVEAERQRREKLNHRFYALRAVVPNVSRMDKASLLSDAVSYINEMKAKVDKLESKLQRESKKVKLEVADTMDNQSTTTSVDQAACRPNSNSGGAGLALEVEVKFVGNDAMIRVQSDNVNYPGSRLMSALRDLEFQVHHASMSSVNELMLQDVVVRVPDGLRTEEALKSALLGRLEHIEILSL encoded by the exons ATGGAGGGGCTCATTATCtctccatcttcatcttcttcgctAGTCTCTTTATCCCACGAAACCCCACCAACTCTCCAACAAAGGCTTCAATTTATAGTCCAAAGCCAACCAGATCGGTGGTCTTATGCCATATTTTGGCAAGCATCGAAGGATGATAGTGGCCAAATCTTCCTAGCCTGGGGTGATGGCCATTTTCAAGGCTCCAAAGACACTTCCCCAAAACTAAGCACCACTAACAACAGCCGCATGTCGACATCAAACTCCGAGAGGAAAAGGGTCATGAAGGGAATCCATTCCCTGCTCGATGAATGTCATGATCTTGATATGTCTTTGATGGATGACACTGATTCCACCGACACCGAGTGGTTCTATGTCATGTCTCTTACTCGATCTTTCTCGCCTGGAGATGGAATCCTCGGCAAGGCTTATACCACTGGCTCTTTGATTTGGTTAACTGGTGGCCATGAACTTCAGTTCTACAACTGTGAAAGAGTCAAAGAAGCACAAATGCATGGCATTGAGACCCTGATTTGCATACCTACATCCTGTGGGGTTCTTGAATTGGGATCCTCTTGTGTGATCAGAGAAAACTGGGGTATTGTTCAACAAGCCAAGTCTCTTTTTGTGTCAGATCTTAACTCGTGTTTGGTGCCTAAAGGTCCTAATAACCCCTGTCAAGAACCAATCCAGTTTCTTGACCGGAACATTTCTTTAGCGGATGGAGGCATAATAGCTGGTCTGCAAGAAGATGATCATACGATTGAACATGGAGAGAAACGAACACAAGAAAGAgcagaaacaaagaaagataaCGTTAATAAACTAGGCCAATCGTACGTGGACTCGGAACATTCAGACTCGGACTTTCATTTTGTTGCTGTGAATATAGAGAGAAGAATTccaaagaaaagagggagaaagCCTGGGCTGGGCAGAGGCGCCCCATTGAACCATGTAGAGGCTGAGAGGCAGCGGAGAGAGAAGCTGAACCACCGGTTCTACGCGCTGCGAGCTGTGGTCCCAAACGTGTCAAGAATGGACAAAGCATCATTGTTATCTGATGCTGTATCCTACATAAATGAGATGAAGGCCAAGGTTGATAAATTGGAGTCAAAGCTACAAAGGGAGTCCAAGAAAGTGAAATTGGAAGTGGCTGACACTATGGACAATCAAAGCACCACCACTTCTGTGGACCAAGCTGCCTGCAGGCCTAATAGTAATTCTGGTGGTGCTGGGCTTGCACTTGAAGTTGAGGTCAAGTTTGTGGGTAATGATGCAATGATTAGGGTCCAATCCGATAATGTGAATTATCCAGGTTCTAGGTTAATGAGTGCACTGCGTGACCTGGAATTTCAGGTGCATCATGCAAGTATGTCCAGTGTTAACGAGCTTATGCTCCAAGATGTGGTCGTTAGGGTTCCTGATGGACTGAGAACGGAAGAGGCGCTCAAATCTGCTCTTCTTGGAAGACTAGAACA TATTGAGATCTTGAGCCTGTAA
- the LOC7492804 gene encoding transcription factor MYC2 isoform X1, with product MEGLIISPSSSSSLVSLSHETPPTLQQRLQFIVQSQPDRWSYAIFWQASKDDSGQIFLAWGDGHFQGSKDTSPKLSTTNNSRMSTSNSERKRVMKGIHSLLDECHDLDMSLMDDTDSTDTEWFYVMSLTRSFSPGDGILGKAYTTGSLIWLTGGHELQFYNCERVKEAQMHGIETLICIPTSCGVLELGSSCVIRENWGIVQQAKSLFVSDLNSCLVPKGPNNPCQEPIQFLDRNISLADGGIIAGLQEDDHTIEHGEKRTQERAETKKDNVNKLGQSYVDSEHSDSDFHFVAVNIERRIPKKRGRKPGLGRGAPLNHVEAERQRREKLNHRFYALRAVVPNVSRMDKASLLSDAVSYINEMKAKVDKLESKLQRESKKVKLEVADTMDNQSTTTSVDQAACRPNSNSGGAGLALEVEVKFVGNDAMIRVQSDNVNYPGSRLMSALRDLEFQVHHASMSSVNELMLQDVVVRVPDGLRTEEALKSALLGRLEHFQRFLPSNYVIMEINEATAPFFPNSIEILSL from the exons ATGGAGGGGCTCATTATCtctccatcttcatcttcttcgctAGTCTCTTTATCCCACGAAACCCCACCAACTCTCCAACAAAGGCTTCAATTTATAGTCCAAAGCCAACCAGATCGGTGGTCTTATGCCATATTTTGGCAAGCATCGAAGGATGATAGTGGCCAAATCTTCCTAGCCTGGGGTGATGGCCATTTTCAAGGCTCCAAAGACACTTCCCCAAAACTAAGCACCACTAACAACAGCCGCATGTCGACATCAAACTCCGAGAGGAAAAGGGTCATGAAGGGAATCCATTCCCTGCTCGATGAATGTCATGATCTTGATATGTCTTTGATGGATGACACTGATTCCACCGACACCGAGTGGTTCTATGTCATGTCTCTTACTCGATCTTTCTCGCCTGGAGATGGAATCCTCGGCAAGGCTTATACCACTGGCTCTTTGATTTGGTTAACTGGTGGCCATGAACTTCAGTTCTACAACTGTGAAAGAGTCAAAGAAGCACAAATGCATGGCATTGAGACCCTGATTTGCATACCTACATCCTGTGGGGTTCTTGAATTGGGATCCTCTTGTGTGATCAGAGAAAACTGGGGTATTGTTCAACAAGCCAAGTCTCTTTTTGTGTCAGATCTTAACTCGTGTTTGGTGCCTAAAGGTCCTAATAACCCCTGTCAAGAACCAATCCAGTTTCTTGACCGGAACATTTCTTTAGCGGATGGAGGCATAATAGCTGGTCTGCAAGAAGATGATCATACGATTGAACATGGAGAGAAACGAACACAAGAAAGAgcagaaacaaagaaagataaCGTTAATAAACTAGGCCAATCGTACGTGGACTCGGAACATTCAGACTCGGACTTTCATTTTGTTGCTGTGAATATAGAGAGAAGAATTccaaagaaaagagggagaaagCCTGGGCTGGGCAGAGGCGCCCCATTGAACCATGTAGAGGCTGAGAGGCAGCGGAGAGAGAAGCTGAACCACCGGTTCTACGCGCTGCGAGCTGTGGTCCCAAACGTGTCAAGAATGGACAAAGCATCATTGTTATCTGATGCTGTATCCTACATAAATGAGATGAAGGCCAAGGTTGATAAATTGGAGTCAAAGCTACAAAGGGAGTCCAAGAAAGTGAAATTGGAAGTGGCTGACACTATGGACAATCAAAGCACCACCACTTCTGTGGACCAAGCTGCCTGCAGGCCTAATAGTAATTCTGGTGGTGCTGGGCTTGCACTTGAAGTTGAGGTCAAGTTTGTGGGTAATGATGCAATGATTAGGGTCCAATCCGATAATGTGAATTATCCAGGTTCTAGGTTAATGAGTGCACTGCGTGACCTGGAATTTCAGGTGCATCATGCAAGTATGTCCAGTGTTAACGAGCTTATGCTCCAAGATGTGGTCGTTAGGGTTCCTGATGGACTGAGAACGGAAGAGGCGCTCAAATCTGCTCTTCTTGGAAGACTAGAACA ttttcaGAGATTTCTACCTTCAAATTATGTAATTATGGAAATTAATGAAGCAACAGCTCCGTTTTTTCCCAACAGTATTGAGATCTTGAGCCTGTAA
- the LOC18105251 gene encoding 3-ketoacyl-CoA synthase 1 gives MDCVEMDKERLTAEMAFKNSSAVIKIRQRLPDFLQSVRLKYVMLGYGYSCNPAILMFLIVVPLFIATLVQFTGLELDRFYELWRTQSLHDFDVTTRLAGSAILLFLLAVFWTKRSKPVYLVDFACYKREDERKTSFEKILKKAKELGTIDDETLRFQRRISTRSGLGEETYISRGLSSQPPNLSMEEARYEAESVMFGALDALFSKTGVEPRDIGILIVNCSLFNPTPSLSSMIVNHYKLRTNIKSYNLGGMGCSAGLISIDLAKDLLKANPDTYAVVVSTENITLNWYFGNDRSMLLCNCIFRMGAAAVLLSNKARERARSKYQLVHTVRIHKGADDKNYRCVYQREDGKGNVGVSLARELMAVAGDALKTNITTLGPLVLPLSEQFKFFVTLVRRKLLKAKVKPYIPDFKLAFEHFCIHAGGRAVLDEMQKNLQLSDWHMEPSRMTLHRFGNTSSSSLWYELAYAEAKGRVSGGDRVWQIAFGSGFKCNSAVWKALRKIPAGESKGNPWIDSIDRYPVKVPVA, from the coding sequence ATGGATTGTGTAGAGATGGATAAGGAGAGACTCACAGCGGAGATGGCCTTTAAGAACTCCTCCGCCGTTATCAAAATCCGTCAACGTTTGCCGGACTTTCTACAGTCCGTTAGGCTCAAATACGTCATGTTAGGTTATGGCTACTCTTGTAACCCTGCTATTCTCATGTTTCTCATAGTTGTACCTTTATTCATAGCCACACTTGTTCAATTCACTGGTCTAGAACTAGATCGGTTTTATGAATTATGGAGGACCCAATCCCTTCATGACTTCGATGTGACCACAAGACTTGCCGGTTCAGCCATTTTGCTCTTTCTTCTTGCAGTCTTTTGGACTAAACGGTCCAAGCCAGTGTATCTAGTCGACTTTGCATGTTACAAACGGGAAGACGAGCGTAAAACGTCGTtcgagaaaattttaaaaaaggcaaAAGAACTCGGGACAATTGACGATGAGACTCTTCGATTTCAGAGAAGGATATCAACCCGGTCCGGTCTTGGCGAAGAAACATATATCTCAAGAGGATTATCGTCTCAGCCACCTAATTTGTCTATGGAAGAAGCCCGGTACGAGGCCGAATCGGTCATGTTTGGTGCACTAGATGCTCTTTTTAGCAAAACCGGAGTTGAGCCAAGAGATATTGGTATCCTTATCGTGAATTGCAGCTTGTTTAATCCCACACCGTCTCTGTCTTCAATGATAGTGAATCACTACAAGCTTAGAACGAATATCAAGAGTTACAATCTTGGTGGCATGGGTTGCAGTGCAGGGCTTATCTCTATTGACCTCGCTAAAGATCTACTCAAAGCAAACCCCGATACGTATGCTGTCGTGGTAAGCACTGAAAATATAACTCTTAACTGGTATTTTGGTAACGATAGGTCAATGTTATTATGCAACTGCATATTTCGCATGGGGGCTGCTGCTGTTCTTCTCTCGAACAAGGCACGGGAGCGTGCCCGGTCCAAGTACCAGCTGGTCCACACGGTTCGAATCCACAAAGGAGCAGATGATAAAAACTACCGATGTGTCTATCAAAGAGAGGATGGTAAAGGAAATGTCGGGGTGTCATTAGCTCGTGAATTAATGGCGGTAGCTGGCGATGCATTGAAAACGAATATCACTACACTGGGTCCTTTAGTACTGCCTTTAAGCGAACAATTCAAGTTTTTTGTCACACTTGTTAGAAGAAAGCTGTTGAAAGCTAAAGTTAAGCCTTACATACCTGATTTCAAGCTCGCCTTTGAACATTTCTGCATCCATGCTGGGGGTAGAGCTGTTTTGGACGAGATGCAAAAGAATTTGCAACTCAGTGATTGGCACATGGAACCATCGAGAATGACTTTGCACAGGTTTGGCAATACATCGAGTAGTTCCTTGTGGTATGAATTGGCTTACGCGGAGGCAAAGGGTCGGGTCTCGGGGGGAGACCGGGTGTGGCAGATTGCATTCGGGTCGGGTTTCAAGTGCAACAGTGCGGTTTGGAAAGCACTGAGGAAGATTCCAGCTGGTGAGTCAAAGGGTAACCCGTGGATCGACTCAATTGACAGGTACCCGGTCAAGGTCCCTGTTGCCTAA